The Solanum pennellii chromosome 11, SPENNV200 genome contains a region encoding:
- the LOC107003265 gene encoding cell wall / vacuolar inhibitor of fructosidase 2, producing the protein MSCNFHFLLILVFLISLHELPTISTSSSIDLIQKTCKNTKYYDLCVSSLKSDSTSLKADTKGLATIMVKIGMVNATATNNFLSSHELVLNTTNNYTKNDLVLVKKLIKDCADKYALATNALQDSLQDLNNEVYDYAYMHVMAAADYPNVCHNGFKRNPRLDYPTQLAIREDGFKHICDVVLGILDALGW; encoded by the coding sequence ATGTCTTGTAATTTCCACTTCTTATTGATTCTTGTTTTCTTGATTTCACTTCATGAATTACCAACAATTTCCACCTCATCATCAATTGATTTGATtcaaaaaacatgtaaaaacaCAAAATACTATGATCTTTGTGTATCATCTCTCAAATCAGATTCCACAAGCCTCAAAGCAGACACAAAAGGCTTAGCAACTATCATGGTCAAAATTGGAATGGTCAATGCCACAGCCACAAACAATTTTCTTTCATCACATGAATTAGTACTTAACACTACTaataattacacaaaaaatGATTTGGTATTAGTGAAGAAACTCATCAAGGATTGTGCTGATAAATATGCATTAGCTACTAATGCACTTCAAGATTCACTTCAAGATTTGAATAATGAAGTTTATGACTATGCTTACATGCATGTTATGGCGGCTGCGGATTATCCTAATGTTTGTCATAATGGATTTAAGAGGAATCCAAGATTGGATTATCCAACTCAACTTGCTATTAGGGAAGATGGATTTAAACATATTTGTGATGTGGTTTTAGGTATTCTTGATGCTCTTGGttggtga
- the LOC107004345 gene encoding transcription factor HEC3-like produces MDINHINKLTTSTWDPTMSNMDNQQVFRDQQQQQQQQPCLSSIPNDHIYHEHHHQQQQFHFEPNPIWPSFPLQNPQHHHLPSSSIQQQQQQQQQQEQVVPFDHVLNNHVQTLIEDQEHDDQDEDEEEEEELGAMKEMMFKIASMQPVDIDPSTIRKPKRRNVRISNDPQSVAARLRRERISEKIRILQRLVPGGTKMDTASMLDEAIRYVKFLKRQIRHLQSSNHNLPPAQIPVSSCPNNENWANNIVTPSTKGLILGSSSSTTTNNVTTFVGNTTLDPPYAVIGN; encoded by the coding sequence ATGGATATCAACCACATTAATAAACTCACTACCTCCACTTGGGATCCAACCATGTCCAATATGGACAACCAACAAGTCTTTCGCGatcaacagcagcaacaacaacaacaaccatgCTTGTCCAGTATACCAAACGACCATATCTACCAcgaacatcatcatcaacaacaacaatttcatTTCGAACCTAACCCTATTTGGCCTAGTTTTCCTCTTCAAAACCCTCAACACCATCACCTTCCCTcttcctcaatccaacaacaacaacaacaacaacaacaacaagaacaagtTGTCCCTTTTGATCATGTGTTAAACAACCATGTTCAAACCCTAATAGAGGATCAAGAACACGATGATCAAGacgaagatgaagaagaagaagaagagctAGGAGCCATGAAAGAAATGATGTTCAAAATTGCATCTATGCAACCAGTAGACATTGATCCATCCACTATACGAAAACCTAAAAGGCGTAACGTACGTATAAGCAACGATCCACAAAGCGTAGCAGCCAGGCTACGCCGCGAAAGGATAAGTGAAAAAATCAGAATCTTGCAAAGATTAGTCCCTGGTGGAACAAAAATGGACACTGCATCCATGTTAGACGAAGCAATTCGCTATGTTAAGTTCTTAAAAAGACAAATCCGTCACTTACAATCATCAAATCATAACCTCCCACCAGCACAGATACCAGTATCGTCATGccctaataatgaaaattgggCAAATAATATTGTCACACCAAGTACAAAAGGTCTAATTCTTGGCTCCTCTAGTAGTACTACAACCAATAATGTTACAACTTTTGTTGGTAACACTACATTGGATCCACCTTATGCGGTAATTGGTAATTAG
- the LOC107004271 gene encoding uncharacterized protein LOC107004271: MNKYNNLKTTSQEDHFGIRVDSFHSTENDISKSDSHEKKLSWLRSQIIGENVDFESPFGKRRMTYADHTASGRSLHYIENYIINNVLPFYGNSHTSDSYVGYQTTKIVHEATAYVKRCLGGGDEDAIIFCGSGSTAAIKRLQEVMGISIPSILREKVLTKCFRNETKERWVVFVGPYEHHSNILSWRQSLAEVVEIGLDDKGLVDMEALRDQLELYKSTNRPLLGSFSACSNVTGTYSDTRAIARLLHKNGAFACFDFAASGPYAKIEMRSGEIDGYDAVFISPHKFLGGPGTPGILVMNKALYRLRTSPPSTCGGGTVDFVNPYNEKDTLYVENIEEREDAGTPPIIQKVRTALAFWVKEFISHKVIERMEHTYIELALQRLLPNPNIWILGNVTAKRQAVLSFLIYTTTHSSSTDGNGGDNELYLWRETGNKKDKPLHGPFVAKLLNELFGIQARGGCACAGPYGHKLLKVDEPHSLAFRDAIEMGYSGVKPGWTRVSFPYYMSKEEFVFILEAIEFISIYGQRFLPLYHFNWRSGAWTFKKKAFNCKFCCSQMTNVLNISCHNTKENNHGRGLVHKYVNYIETAKRIASLLPKFPPQRSIPEEIDPTFVPFRV; the protein is encoded by the exons ATGAATAAGTACAATAATCTTAAAACTACTTCACAGGAAGATCACTTTGGTATAAGAGTTGATTCATTTCATTCAACAGAAAATGACATTTCTAAGAGTGATTCTCATGAAAAAAAACTTTCATGGCTACGTTCACAGATTATTGGTGAAAATGTCGATTTCGAATCCCCTTTTGGGAAACGTAGGATGACTTATGCTGATCATACTGCCTCTGGAAGATCCCTTCACTATATCGaaaattatatcattaataACGTCCTACCTTTCTATG GTAATAGTCATACTAGTGATAGTTATGTGGGATATCAAACGACGAAAATAGTGCATGAAGCAACAGCTTATGTGAAGAGATGCTTAGGTGGAGGAGATGAAGATGCTATTATATTTTGTGGTTCTGGTTCTACTGCTGCTATTAAAAGGCTACAAGAAGTTATGGGGATTTCAATCCCTTCTATACTAAGAGAAAAAGTACTTACAAAATGCTTTCGTAACGAAACTAAAGAGAGATGGGTTGTGTTTGTTGGACCTTATGAACATCATTCTAACATTCTGTCATGGAGACAGAGTTTAGCTGAGGTTGTGGAGATTGGATTGGACGATAAAGGGCTAGTAGATATGGAAGCATTGAGGGATCAGCTTGAGTTGTATAAGTCTACGAATAGACCATTGTTGGGTTCGTTCTCAGCTTGTAGTAATGTTACTGGGACTTATTCTGATACGAGAGCCATCGCTCGTCTACTTCATAAAAATGGAGCTTTTGCTTGCTTTGATTTTGCAGCAAG TGGTCCATACGCGAAAATAGAGATGAGATCAGGAGAGATAGATGGCTATGATGCTGTTTTTATTAGTCCTCATAAGTTTCTTGGAGGTCCAGGCACACCTGGAATTCTTGTAATGAACAAAGCACTCTATCGATTGAGGACTTCACCTCCATCTACTTGTGGGGGTGGTACTGTTGATTTTGTTAACCCGTACAATGAAAAG gACACACTTTATGTGGAGAATATTGAAGAAAGGGAAGACGCTGGAACACCGCCAATCATTCAGAAAGTGAGAACAGCACTTGCATTTTGGGTGAAAGAGTTCATAAGTCATAAAGTAATTGAAAGAATGGAACACACTTACATTGAACTTGCACTACAAAGGCTTCTCCCAAATCCTAACATATGGATTTTAGGAAATGTAACAGCCAAGAGACAAGCTGTGCTTTCTTTTCTCATATATACTACAACTCACTCTTCGTCGACTGATGGAAATGGTGGAGACAATGAACTTTACTTATGGAGAGAGACAGGGAACAAGAAAGATAAACCTCTTCATGGCCCTTTTGTCGCTAAGCTGCTTAATGAATTATTTGGTATTCAAGCTAGAGGAGGGTGTGCTTGTGCAGGACCTTATGGACATAAGttgcttaaggttgatgaaccTCATTCTCTTGCTTTCAGAGATGCAATTGAAATG GGCTATAGTGGAGTTAAGCCGGGATGGACAAGGGTCAGCTTCCCCTATTACATGTCCAAGGAAGAATTTGTGTTCATTCTAGAAGCAATAGAATTCATATCCATTTATGGACAAAGGTTCCTCCCTTTGTATCATTTCAATTGGAGGAGTGGCGCGTGGACTTTCAAGAAAAAAGCTTTCAATTGCAAGTTTTGCTGTTCACAGATGACGAACGTATTGAATATAAGTTGCCATAACACTAAGGAAAACAACCATGGTAGAGGTCTTGTTCACAAGTATGTAAACTACATTGAGACAGCCAAACGCATCGCTAGTCTCCTTCCCAAGTTCCCACCTCAACGATCGATACCTGAAGAAATAGACCCAACTTTTGTACCCTTTAGAGTCTAA
- the LOC107005085 gene encoding uncharacterized protein LOC107005085, with amino-acid sequence MKPRTNGVSRSQKSNGVQSEGPNWVIIAGSALLSTLSVRLGYKLKQVLDSRQPNKTTSSLKGNEKSSDGSKLGNGHMQSSTYYFSQDDDGCYNCNTEAGGLGITKQQYNGSEPEMVLPLVAVPAIGFNKENGGVWSTSPDRLELPQKPFHRSNSSESPCVSESGSDIYSKREVIQKLRLQLKRRDETILEMQEQIVELQASLNAQMSHSAHQQSLLDAANRDLFDSEREIQRLRKAIADHCVGQVGSCDKPPTVPVWPAEVRYGHHSNGHLEVDRNSDTSEKGRGDGERFEMLKREKDELKEVIEGKDYLIKNYKEQTVELSIKVKELQQRLDAQLPNIL; translated from the exons ATGAAGCCAAGAACCAACGGGGTGTCAAGGTCCCAGAAGTCCAATGGTGTTCAGAGTGAGGGTCCTAACTGGGTCATAATTGCAGGTAGTGCgttattaagtacattatctGTACGCTTAGGCTACAAGCTGAAGCAGGTGCTTGATTCAAGACAGCCAAACAAGACGACCAGCAGTTTGAAAG GAAATGAGAAGTCTTCTGATGGAAGTAAGTTAGGGAATGGTCATATGCAGTCAAGCACTTACTATTTTTCCCAAGATGATGATGGCTGCTACAATTGCAACACGG AAGCTGGAGGATTAGGAATTACAAAGCAGCAGTATAATGGGTCTGAGCCTGAAATGGTGCTCCCTCTCGTGGCAGTTCCTGCCATCGGATTCAATAAAGAGAATGGTGGGGTTTGGTCAACCTCTCCTGACCGTCTTGAACTACCACAGAAACCATTTCATCGCTCTAACAGCTCTGAGTCGCCATGTGTCTCTGAATCCGGTTCTGACATATACAGCAAGCGAGAAGTGATACAAAAGCTGAGGCTACAGTTAAAGAGAAGGGACGAAACAATATTAGAGATGCAAGAACAGATTGTAGAGTTGCAAGCTTCTCTCAATGCTCAGATGTCGCATTCCGCCCATCAGCAGTCATTGCTGGATGCTGCCAACAGGGACCTGTTTGATTCGGAGAGAGAGATACAGAGGCTGAGGAAGGCTATTGCAGATCATTGTGTTGGACAAGTAGGTTCTTGCGATAAGCCCCCAACAGTACCTGTATGGCCAGCTGAAGTCCGTTATGGTCATCATTCTAACGGCCACCTTGAAGTTGATAGGAATTCAGATACTTCAGAGAAGGGAAGAGGAGATGGAGAAAGGTTTGAAATGCTGAAGCGCGAAAAAGATGAGTTGAAAGAAGTGATCGAAGGGAAGGATTATCTGATCAAGAACTACAAGGAGCAAACCGTTGAGCTTTCAATCAAGGTCAAGGAACTGCAACAGAGACTGGATGCTCAGCTCCCAAACATTTTGTAG
- the LOC107003401 gene encoding protein trichome berefringence-like 7 isoform X2 produces MSTLGRSLSHKQRALAVSSPRLFDKSVSSPRFSRKSEVSRLFRVLIAIGSVVSFFLAIGGGYLYVLPNLTKSFHEEKFVSFNGSDSFCDIFDGKWVVDNSYPLYNASECPFVEKGFNCLANGRINDDYLKWRWKPRNCELPRFNVYHMLEILRNKRIVFVGDSMSRTQWESLICLLMTGVQDKGSVYEVNGNKITKLIRFLGVRFSSFNFTVEFYRSVFLVQHTWSSKYGIKRVRSTLTLDKLDDISDEWINADVLIFNSGQWWVPGKLFGVGCYFQVNSTLRIGMSIQTAFRTALETWSSWIDTKINRNRTRVFFRTFEPSHWRYLLIAMPSIQMNAFGSLSRKFLQIGAAI; encoded by the exons ATGAGTACTTTAGGTAGAAGTCTCTCTCATAAACAGAGGGCATTGGCAGTTAGCAGCCCTAGATTGTTTGATAAGTCGGTTAGCAGCCCTAGATTTAGTAGGAAAAGTGAGGTTTCAAGACTTTTTCGTGTACTTATAGCAATTGGATCTGTTGTTTCCTTTTTCTTGGCAATTGGAGGAGGGTATTTGTATGTCCTTCCCAATCTTACAAAATCATTTCATGAGGAGAAATTTGTTAGTTTTAATGGTTCGGATAGTTTTTGTGACATATTTGATGGAAAATGGGTAGTTGATAACAGCTACCCCTTGTACAATGCCTCAGAATGCCCCTTTGTGGAGAAAGGATTCAACTGTTTGGCTAATGGTAGAATCAATGATGATTATCTTAAGTGGAGGTGGAAGCCAAGGAATTGTGAACTCCCCAGGTTTAACGTGTATCATATGTTGGAAATTCTCCGAAATAAAAGAATTGTTTTTGTTGGAGACTCGATGAGTAGGACTCAATGGGAGTCTTTGATATGCCTTCTAATGACAGGGGTGCAAGATAAGGGAAGTGTATATGAAGTAAATGGGAataagatcacaaaattaattCGATTTCTGGGAGTGAGGTTTAGTTCCTTCAATTTCACTGTCGAATTTTATCGATCTGTATTCCTTGTCCAACATACTTGGTCTTCCAAATATGGAATAAAGAGAGTTAGATCAACCCTTACGTTGGACAAGCTTGATGATATCAGCGATGAGTGGATCAATGCAGACGTCCTCATATTCAATTCTGGACAGTGGTGGGTACCTGGGAAGCTTTTTGGAGT GGGGTGCTATTTCCAAGTAAATAGTACACTGAGGATTGGAATGTCAATTCAGACGGCATTCAGAACTGCCCTTGAGACTTGGTCATCCTGGATTGATACCAAAATTAACCGTAACAGGACGCGTGTTTTTTTCAGAACGTTTGAACCTTCTCATTGGAGGTACTTGTTGATAGCTATGCCTTCTATACAGATGAATGCTTTTGGATCTCTCAGTAGAAAGTTTCTACAAATTGGAGCTG CAATTTAA
- the LOC107003173 gene encoding chromatin assembly factor 1 subunit FAS2, whose product MKGGTVQINWHDSKPVLCLDFHHLTGVIATGGADYDIKMWVINSEENEKKAPSVTYQASLSYHSGAVNALRFSPSGEHLASGADGGELIIWKLHSSDDSKTWKVLKTLSFHRKDVLDLQWSADGSFLISGSVDNSCIVWDVNKGSVHQILDAHLHYVQGVAWDPLSKYTASLSSDRSCRIYSNRPSKTKGVEKLNFVCQHVIMKVEPQLPDESKSTKNHLFLDETLPSFFRRLSWSPDGSFLLVPAGSYKFTPASEPANTAYVFSRKDLTRPALMLPGASKPVIAIRFCPMTFSLRGSSNSSFFKLPYRLIFAVATLNSLYIYDTESVQPIAIVAGLHYAAITDIAWSATGKYLALSSQDGYCTLLEFDNEELGSTFCRPEKEAAGDDKNSVLKQEETVPEIISSDKCMDIDSAKQEEKTEVKQESTISIPQIPKKAARKRITPMAID is encoded by the exons ATGAAGGGTGGTACAGTTCAGATCAATTGGCATGACAGTAAGCCTGTTTTGTGCCTTGATTTTCATCACCTCACCGGCGTTATTGCCACTGGTGGCGCCGACTATGATATCAAG ATGTGGGTGATTAATtctgaagaaaatgaaaagaaagcgCCTTCAGTTACATACCAGGCTAGCCTTTCTTACCATAGTGGTGCTGTGAATGCTCTTCGGTTCTCCCCTTCAG GAGAGCATTTGGCCTCTGGTGCCGATG GTGGCGAGCTCATCATTTGGAAGCTACATTCTTCAGATGACAGCAAAACATGGAAAGTCCTAAAGACGTTATC ATTTCACCGGAAGGATGTATTGGACTTGCAGTGGTCTGCTGATGGTTCTTTTTTGATTTCTGGTTCTGTTGATAATTCATGCATCGTATGGGATGTCAACAAAG GTTCTGTTCATCAGATTTTGGATGCTCATTTGCACTATGTGCAAGGTGTGGCATGGGATCCATTGTCCAAGTATACTGCTTCACTCAGTTCAGATAGATCTTGCCGGATTTACAGCAATAGACCATCTAAAACAAAAGGAGTTGAGAAGTTGAATTTTGTGTGTCAACATGTCATTATGAAGGTTGAACCACAACTGCCGGATGAGTCCAAG TCTACTAAAAATCATCTCTTTCTTGATGAGACACTGCCATCTTTCTTCCGAAGGTTATCTTGGTCTCCTGATGGTTCCTTTCTGCTTGTGCCTGCAG GTTCTTACAAGTTTACACCTGCTTCAGAACCAGCGAACACTGCTTATGTGTTTTCTAGGAAAGATCTTACAAG GCCAGCTTTAATGCTCCCAGGTGCCAGTAAACCTGTCATTGCCATACGCTTCTGCCCCATGACATTTAGCTTGAGAGGATCAAGCAATT CATCATTCTTCAAGCTTCCTTATCGTCTTATTTTTGCTGTGGCTACATTGAATTCCTTGTACATCTATGACACAGAAAGTGTTCAACCAATAGCTATTGTAGCTGGTCTTCATTATGCTGCTATAACAGACATAGCATG GTCGGCTACCGGAAAATATCTGGCTTTATCCTCCCAAGATGGCTACTGCACTCTGCTAGAATTTGATAATGAGGAACTAGGATCCACTTTCTGTAGGCCAG AAAAAGAAGCAGCTGGAGATGATAAAAATAGTGTGCTGAAACAGGAAGAAACTGTTCCAGAAATTATTAGCAGTGATAAATGCATGGATATAGACAGTGCAAAACAAGAAGAGAAAACAGAAGTGAAACAAGAATCAACAATATCAATCCCTCAAATTCCTAAAAAGGCTGCCAGAAAGAGGATTACACCAATGGCCATTGATTAA
- the LOC107003401 gene encoding protein trichome berefringence-like 7 isoform X1, with translation MSTLGRSLSHKQRALAVSSPRLFDKSVSSPRFSRKSEVSRLFRVLIAIGSVVSFFLAIGGGYLYVLPNLTKSFHEEKFVSFNGSDSFCDIFDGKWVVDNSYPLYNASECPFVEKGFNCLANGRINDDYLKWRWKPRNCELPRFNVYHMLEILRNKRIVFVGDSMSRTQWESLICLLMTGVQDKGSVYEVNGNKITKLIRFLGVRFSSFNFTVEFYRSVFLVQHTWSSKYGIKRVRSTLTLDKLDDISDEWINADVLIFNSGQWWVPGKLFGVGCYFQVNSTLRIGMSIQTAFRTALETWSSWIDTKINRNRTRVFFRTFEPSHWSNLTQRMCNVTNQPLSETNGQENSSFSDAVLEVAHSMRVPVNVLHITPMSAFRKDAHVGLWSDNPSLSDCSHWCLPGLPDLWNEMVFSYLHDSYQHTSLYQQREFNSLD, from the exons ATGAGTACTTTAGGTAGAAGTCTCTCTCATAAACAGAGGGCATTGGCAGTTAGCAGCCCTAGATTGTTTGATAAGTCGGTTAGCAGCCCTAGATTTAGTAGGAAAAGTGAGGTTTCAAGACTTTTTCGTGTACTTATAGCAATTGGATCTGTTGTTTCCTTTTTCTTGGCAATTGGAGGAGGGTATTTGTATGTCCTTCCCAATCTTACAAAATCATTTCATGAGGAGAAATTTGTTAGTTTTAATGGTTCGGATAGTTTTTGTGACATATTTGATGGAAAATGGGTAGTTGATAACAGCTACCCCTTGTACAATGCCTCAGAATGCCCCTTTGTGGAGAAAGGATTCAACTGTTTGGCTAATGGTAGAATCAATGATGATTATCTTAAGTGGAGGTGGAAGCCAAGGAATTGTGAACTCCCCAGGTTTAACGTGTATCATATGTTGGAAATTCTCCGAAATAAAAGAATTGTTTTTGTTGGAGACTCGATGAGTAGGACTCAATGGGAGTCTTTGATATGCCTTCTAATGACAGGGGTGCAAGATAAGGGAAGTGTATATGAAGTAAATGGGAataagatcacaaaattaattCGATTTCTGGGAGTGAGGTTTAGTTCCTTCAATTTCACTGTCGAATTTTATCGATCTGTATTCCTTGTCCAACATACTTGGTCTTCCAAATATGGAATAAAGAGAGTTAGATCAACCCTTACGTTGGACAAGCTTGATGATATCAGCGATGAGTGGATCAATGCAGACGTCCTCATATTCAATTCTGGACAGTGGTGGGTACCTGGGAAGCTTTTTGGAGT GGGGTGCTATTTCCAAGTAAATAGTACACTGAGGATTGGAATGTCAATTCAGACGGCATTCAGAACTGCCCTTGAGACTTGGTCATCCTGGATTGATACCAAAATTAACCGTAACAGGACGCGTGTTTTTTTCAGAACGTTTGAACCTTCTCATTGGAG CAATTTAACTCAGCGGATGTGCAATGTGACAAATCAACCTCTTTCAGAGACTAATGGTCAGGAGAATAGCTCATTTTCTGATGCTGTACTAGAAGTGGCACACAGCATGAGAGTTCCAGTTAATGTGCTACACATAACTCCCATGTCCGCGTTCAGGAAAGATGCACATGTTGGTCTTTGGAGTGATAATCCATCTCTATCTGATTGCAGCCACTGGTGTCTACCTGGACTTCCTGATCTTTGGAATGAAATGGTCTTCTCATACCTGCATGATAGCTATCAACATACGTCATTGTATCAACAAAGAGA ATTTAATAGCTTGGACTGA